A single Elephas maximus indicus isolate mEleMax1 chromosome 2, mEleMax1 primary haplotype, whole genome shotgun sequence DNA region contains:
- the TMEM161B gene encoding transmembrane protein 161B isoform X2: protein MAVLIVTENYLEFGLETGFTNFSDSAMQFLEKQGLESQSPVSKLTFKFFLAIFCSLIGAFLTFPGLRLAQMHLDALNLATEKITQILLHINFLAPLFMVLLWVKPITKDYVMNPPLGKENIPLMTEATFDTLRLWSIILLCALRLAMMRNHMQAYLNLAQKCVDQLKKEAGRISTVELQKMVARVFYYLCVIALQYVAPLVMLLHTTLLLKTLGNHSWGIYPEMISLPVDNSLPSNSVYSELPSADGKMKVTVTQITVALSSLKTVFTPLLFRGLLSFLTWWIAACLFSTSLFGLFYHQYLTVA from the exons ATGGCAGTATTGATTGTAACAGAGAACTAtctggaatttggacttgaaacAG ggTTTACAAATTTTTCAGACAGTGCGATGCAGTTTCTTGAAAAGCAAGGTTTAGAATCTCA gaGTCCTGTTTCTAAACTTACTTTCAAATTTTTTCTGGCCATTTTCTGTTCACTCATTGGGGCTTTTTTGACATTTCCTGGATTACGACTGGCTCAAATGCATctggatgccctgaatttggcaaCAGAAAAAATTACACA AATATTACTTCATATCAACTTCTTGGCACCTTTATTTATGGTTCTTCTCTGGGTTAAACCAATCACCAAAGACTACGTTATGAACCCACCATTGGGAAAAGAAAATATCCCTTT AATGACAGAAGCTACATTTGATACTCTGCGACTGTGGTCAATAATCCTGCTGTGCGCTTTGCGGTTGGCCATGATGCGTAATCACATGCAGGCTTATTTAAACTTAGCCCAGAAATGTGTGGATCAGTTGAAGAAAGAAGCAGGACGAATAAGTACGGTTGAGCTACAGAAAATG GTGGCTCGAGTCTTCTATTACCTTTGTGTCATTGCACTGCAGTATGTGGCACCTCTGGTTATGCTGCTGCACACAACCCTGCTTCTGAAAACACTAG GTAATCATTCCTGGGGGATTTATCCAGAAATGATTTCCTTGCCAGTGGATAACAGTCTGCCCTCCAATTCTGTTTACTCTGAATTACCATCCGCTGATGGGAAGATGAAGGTAACTGTTACACAGATAACAGTGGCACTGAGCAGCTTAAAAACCGTTTTTACTCCTCTGCTTTTCCGAGGACTTCTGTCTTTTCTGACCTGGTGGATTGCTGCTTGCCTCTTTTCTACAAGCCTTTTTGGGCTTTTCTATCACCAGTATCTGACTGTGGCATGA